The following proteins are co-located in the Streptosporangium brasiliense genome:
- a CDS encoding PaaI family thioesterase: MGIEITEATPERVVGRMPVEGNIQPYGLLHGGASCVLAETLGSTGATLHAGPGRVGVGVEINATHHRSATSGHVTGVATLIHGGRTLATYDIEITDDQGRRVCTSRLTCMLRDI; the protein is encoded by the coding sequence ATGGGGATCGAGATCACCGAGGCCACCCCCGAGCGCGTGGTCGGCCGGATGCCGGTGGAGGGCAACATCCAGCCGTACGGCCTGCTGCACGGCGGCGCCTCGTGCGTGCTCGCCGAGACCCTCGGCTCGACCGGCGCGACCCTGCACGCGGGCCCCGGGCGGGTGGGCGTGGGCGTGGAGATCAACGCCACCCACCACCGCTCGGCCACCTCCGGGCACGTCACAGGCGTGGCCACCCTGATCCACGGGGGCCGGACGCTCGCCACCTACGACATCGAGATCACCGACGACCAGGGCCGCCGGGTGTGCACCTCACGCCTCACCTGCATGCTGCGTGACATCTGA
- the polA gene encoding DNA polymerase I — translation MPKSEATPNRPCLLLLDGHSLAYRAFYALPEENFSTTTGQTTNAVYGFTSMLVNVLRDEQPTHVAVCFDRSEPTFRHEEYAEYKANRSASPDSFRSQMSLIHEMLDALRVPHLSLAGYEADDLIATLATQAAGQGMNVLVVTGDRDALQLVDDHVTVLMTRVGISNMTRFTPAAVQEKYELTPVQYPDFAAIRGDSSDNLKSIPGVGEKTAAKWIREFGSLEELVNRIDEVKGKVGDKLRDHLDQVLMNRRLTQLMREVPLEHEVSGLTVGRGDREEINKILDTLEFRGELRDRLFKTLLPAESEAEEGFEVETVVLGPGQVAGWLRELPEGRAGLAFKGAYGSGTGRIDSIAIAAPDGPAAARGRGAAFIDPTTLTEDDEAALRGWLGDDSRPKAVHDAKGPMLALWAQGLELRGLTCDTALAAYLAMPGQRAFPLEDLVRAYLQRELRGESDSGGQTSLFEEEDDSAALELGLRALAVRELADALEAFLEPRGGTRLMREVELPLVSVLAELERAGIAADRDHFGKLEAEFGAAVKQAVEAAHAAVGEQFNLGSPKQLQEILFTRLNLPKTKKTKTGYTTDADALAWLATQTDHELPTIMLRHRDQAKLKVTVEGLIKEIADDGRIHTTYNQIVAATGRLSSEKPNLQNIPVRTVEGRRIRQGFVVGPGYETLLTADYSQIELRIMAHLSGDESLIASFESGHDFHKATAARVFDIAPEQVTGEMRAKIKAMNYGLAYGLSDFGLGAQLNIPVSEARALKEEYFEEFGGIRDFLNAIVAQARHDGYTETIMGRRRYLPDLNSDNRQRREMAERMALNAPIQGSAADIIKVAMLNVQSALKEAALTSRMLLQVHDELVFEVAPGELETLRELVTERMNAAYSLRVPLEVSVGVGHTWEDAAH, via the coding sequence GTGCCGAAGAGCGAAGCGACCCCCAATCGTCCGTGTCTCCTGCTGCTGGACGGGCATTCACTGGCCTACCGCGCCTTCTATGCCCTGCCCGAGGAGAATTTCTCCACGACGACGGGGCAGACGACAAACGCGGTCTACGGGTTCACGTCGATGCTGGTCAACGTGCTCCGCGACGAGCAGCCCACGCACGTGGCGGTCTGCTTCGACCGGTCGGAGCCGACGTTCCGGCACGAGGAGTACGCCGAATACAAGGCTAACCGGAGCGCGAGCCCCGACAGTTTCCGCAGCCAGATGAGCCTGATCCACGAGATGCTCGACGCGTTGCGCGTCCCGCACCTGTCGCTGGCGGGCTACGAGGCCGACGACCTGATCGCCACGCTCGCCACCCAGGCCGCCGGGCAGGGCATGAACGTGCTGGTCGTCACCGGCGACCGTGACGCGCTGCAGCTGGTCGACGACCACGTCACCGTGCTGATGACCCGGGTCGGGATCAGCAACATGACCCGCTTCACCCCCGCGGCGGTGCAGGAGAAATACGAGCTCACCCCGGTCCAATACCCCGACTTCGCGGCGATCCGGGGCGACTCCAGCGACAACCTGAAGAGCATCCCCGGCGTGGGCGAGAAGACCGCGGCCAAGTGGATCCGCGAGTTCGGCTCGCTGGAGGAGCTGGTCAACCGGATCGACGAGGTCAAGGGCAAGGTCGGCGACAAGCTCCGCGACCACCTCGACCAGGTGCTGATGAACCGCCGTCTCACCCAGCTCATGCGCGAGGTCCCGCTGGAGCACGAGGTCTCCGGCCTGACGGTCGGCCGGGGGGACCGCGAGGAGATCAACAAGATCCTCGACACGCTGGAGTTCCGCGGCGAGCTGCGCGACCGGCTGTTCAAGACGCTCCTGCCGGCGGAGTCCGAGGCCGAGGAGGGCTTCGAGGTCGAGACCGTCGTGCTCGGCCCCGGCCAGGTGGCCGGATGGCTGCGGGAGCTGCCCGAGGGCCGGGCCGGGCTGGCCTTCAAGGGCGCCTACGGCAGCGGCACCGGCCGGATCGACAGCATCGCGATCGCCGCGCCCGACGGCCCCGCCGCGGCCCGCGGGCGCGGCGCCGCGTTCATCGACCCCACCACGCTGACCGAGGACGACGAGGCGGCCCTGCGCGGATGGCTCGGCGACGACTCCAGGCCCAAGGCCGTGCACGATGCCAAGGGCCCCATGCTGGCGCTGTGGGCGCAGGGGTTGGAGCTGCGCGGCCTGACCTGCGACACGGCGCTGGCGGCCTACCTGGCGATGCCGGGGCAGCGGGCCTTCCCGCTGGAGGACCTCGTGCGCGCCTACCTCCAGCGGGAGCTGCGCGGCGAGAGCGACAGCGGCGGCCAGACCAGCCTCTTCGAGGAGGAGGACGACAGCGCGGCCCTGGAGCTGGGTCTGCGGGCCCTGGCCGTCCGGGAGCTCGCCGACGCCCTGGAGGCGTTCCTGGAGCCGCGCGGCGGCACCCGCCTGATGCGCGAGGTGGAGCTGCCGCTGGTGTCCGTGCTGGCCGAGCTGGAGCGGGCCGGGATCGCCGCCGACCGGGACCACTTCGGCAAGCTGGAGGCCGAGTTCGGCGCCGCGGTGAAGCAGGCCGTCGAGGCGGCCCACGCGGCCGTCGGGGAGCAGTTCAACCTGGGCTCGCCCAAGCAGCTCCAGGAGATCCTGTTCACCAGGCTCAACCTGCCCAAGACCAAGAAGACCAAGACGGGCTACACCACCGACGCCGACGCGCTGGCCTGGCTGGCCACCCAGACCGACCACGAGCTGCCGACCATCATGCTCAGGCATCGCGACCAGGCCAAGCTGAAGGTCACGGTCGAGGGCCTGATCAAGGAGATCGCCGACGACGGGCGCATCCACACCACCTACAACCAGATCGTGGCGGCCACCGGACGGCTCAGCTCGGAGAAGCCCAACCTGCAGAACATCCCGGTCCGCACCGTCGAGGGCCGCCGGATCCGGCAGGGCTTCGTGGTCGGGCCGGGCTACGAGACCCTGCTGACCGCCGACTACAGCCAGATCGAGCTGCGGATCATGGCGCACCTGTCGGGCGACGAGTCACTGATCGCCTCCTTCGAGTCCGGCCACGACTTCCACAAGGCCACCGCCGCCCGGGTCTTCGACATCGCGCCCGAGCAGGTGACGGGGGAGATGCGGGCCAAGATCAAGGCGATGAACTACGGCCTCGCCTACGGCCTGTCGGACTTCGGGCTGGGCGCGCAGCTCAACATCCCGGTGTCGGAGGCCAGGGCGCTGAAGGAGGAATACTTCGAGGAGTTCGGCGGCATCCGCGACTTCCTCAACGCGATCGTCGCGCAGGCCAGGCACGACGGCTACACCGAGACCATCATGGGCCGCCGCCGCTACCTGCCCGACCTCAACAGCGACAACCGCCAGCGCCGCGAGATGGCCGAGCGGATGGCGCTCAACGCGCCGATCCAGGGTTCGGCGGCCGACATCATCAAGGTCGCCATGCTCAACGTGCAGAGCGCCCTCAAGGAGGCCGCCCTCACCTCCCGGATGCTGCTCCAGGTCCACGACGAACTCGTGTTCGAGGTGGCGCCGGGAGAGTTGGAGACCCTGCGCGAGCTGGTCACCGAGCGGATGAACGCCGCCTACTCCCTGCGGGTCCCGCTGGAGGTCTCGGTGGGCGTCGGCCACACCTGGGAGGATGCCGCCCACTGA